A genome region from Bemisia tabaci chromosome 3, PGI_BMITA_v3 includes the following:
- the Cad96Ca gene encoding tyrosine kinase receptor Cad96Ca, giving the protein MQRQWLAIVTLFHIYSAGDSQLSDNAPPVILLERRWSIPDNEKIGTVVTKVRGDDSDGDILEYGLEKHFGDRNQKPLPFAIDNETGVITVNQSLHDRSGEQFLLYVTASDGSLSAKTEVLVDIFNSSAEQSGRKTGKNRPPFPTGDKRSPFGNLPPGFLNQRPPFIPSKPKYNNSNTNFNIGPEGFNFSSIPAVSLSPDFIAAVANDPGIINNPSYTLPPPSKLPPAKSSDTPVPPARPSTVPSSSVPSAPGRSSSSSTPDATLPASTPKTTGPPSLSTSSNIHASESLHNIFLTVFTLISLLFVVAVGILVVWFRRSICYGGMKKKKDDMNKESDIIRQNSIVLQHWRAPRAFGNRYEAWDNESTLQANSGPPAKSGDPWEFPRHHIKIFSILGEGCFGQVWKCEAINIDGQKAPQVVAVKTLRENAGERERSDLLQELEVMKMLDPHPNVVRLLGCCTEKDPIFLIMEYVACGKLQSFLRNSRAQRCYDNMHGPSDTLTSRDLTSFCYQVARGMQFLSSKGIIHRDLAARNVLVAEDHTCKVADFGFARDVITSHVYERKSEGRLPIRWMAPESLYDNIFSVKSDIWSFGVLVWEIVTLGSTPYPGLAAAEVMKRVRDGYRLDKPEHCRRELYNIMYYCWDKDPKERPNFSELVDLLEQLLLSETEYIELERFPDHSYYNMVSLSGEKL; this is encoded by the exons GTGACAGCCAATTGAGCGACAATGCACCTCCTGTGATCCTGCTAGAGAGGAGGTGGAGCATACCGGATAATGAGAAGATCGGAACCGTGGTCACCAAAGTCCGAGGTGACGATTCGGACGGCGACATCTTGGAATATGGACTCGAGAAGCATTTCGGGGATCGAAACCAGAAACCCTTACCGTTCGCAATCGATAATGAAACCGGTGTCATCACCGTCAACCAATCACTACACGATAGG AGTGGCGAGCAGTTTTTGCTCTACGTGACTGCATCCGACGGATCCTTGTCAGCCAAGACGGAGGTTCTGGTGGATATATTCAACTCTTCGGCCGAGCAAAGCGGgcggaaaaccgggaaaaaccGCCCGCCCTTCCCGACGGGGGACAAGCGGAGCCCTTTCGGGAACCTGCCCCCTGGGTTCCTGAACCAGCGTCCTCCGTTCATCCCTTCGAAACCCAAGTACAACAACTCCAACACCAATTTCAACATCGGCCCTGAGGGATTCAACTTCTCTTCTATCCCAGCCGTCTCCCTATCCCCTGATTTCATAGCCGCGGTCGCTAATGACCCAGGAATTATCAACAACCCATCTTACACCTTGCCTCCACCTTCAAAGTTGCCTCCCGCCAAAAGTTCCGACACACCTGTGCCCCCGGCTCGTCCCTCTACAGTTCCTTCCTCCTCCGTTCCTTCCGCTCCTGGACGGTCCTCTTCCTCGTCCACCCCTGACGCTACCCTTCCTGCCTCCACCCCCAAGACGACAGGACCACCCTCCCTGTCCACCTCATCCAATATCCATGCCAGCGAATCCTTGCACAATATCTTCTTGACCGTTTTTACGCTGATATCACTCTTGTTCGTGGTAGCAGTTGGAATTCTAGTCGTATGGTTCAGAAGAAGCATTTGCTACGGTGgtatgaagaagaagaaggatgaTATG aacAAAGAGAGCGATATcattcgacaaaattcgatcgtgCTCCAGCACTGGCGTGCTCCCCGTGCTTTCGGCAATCGATACGAAGCGTGGGACAACGAATCCACTTTGCAG GCCAACTCAGGACCACCAGCTAAGTCTGGAGATCCATGGGAGTTTCCGCGACAccacatcaaaattttcagtattcTCGGCGAGGGATGCTTCGGACAAGTTTGGAAATGTGAAGCCATCAATATCGATG GTCAAAAAGCTCCTCAAGTTGTGGCTGTGAAAACTCTTCGAGAAAACGCAGGGGAGCGTGAGAGATCGGATCTACTTCAAGAATTAGAGGTCATGAAAATGTTGGATCCTCATCCTAATGTTGTTCGTTTGCTCGGCTGTTGTACAGAGAAAG atccgattttcctgataatgGAGTACGTGGCTTGCGGTAAACTCCAGAGTTTCCTGCGAAACTCGAGAGCTCAGCGCTGCTACGATAATATGCACGGTCCCAGTGATACTCTCACCTCCAGAGACTTGacttcgttctgttatcaagtGGCGAGAGGCATGCAGTTCCTATCTTCCAAGGGT ATAATCCACCGGGATCTAGCCGCGAGGAACGTGCTCGTGGCGGAGGATCACACCTGCAAAGTGGCCGACTTCGGTTTCGCCCGCGACGTGATAACGAGCCACGTCTACGAGCGGAAGTCCGAGGGGCGGCTCCCGATCCGGTGGATGGCCCCGGAGTCCCTCTACGACAACATCTTCTCCGTCAAGTCGGACATCTGGAGTTTCGGCGTCCTCGTCTGGGAGATCGTGACCCTGGGCTCGACGCCGTACCCGGGGCTCGCCGCCGCCGAAGTCATGAAGCGAGTCAGGGACGGCTACCGGCTCGACAAACCGGAGCACTGCCGGAGAGAGCTCTACAACATCATGTACTACTGCTGGGACAAGGACCCCAAGGAGCGTCCCAACTTCAGCGAGTTGGTCGATCTCTTGGAGCAGCTACTCCTCAGCGAGACCGAGTACATCGAGCTCGAGAGGTTCCCCGACCATTCGTATTATAATATGGTGTCCTTGAGCGGCGAGAAGCTCTAA